The following are encoded together in the Ictalurus punctatus breed USDA103 chromosome 1, Coco_2.0, whole genome shotgun sequence genome:
- the LOC108267194 gene encoding uncharacterized protein LOC108267194 isoform X1 has protein sequence MHRFRLLLFNCIQPEDDTDKHTSVELQKTAYNRSKQARSMSAVVLQVGQCGNQLGLDWWRLITKKSNQHKKRCPFSSRNGELAAVCVDTEPKVLRKIGEFVQNKEIRPSSVIEGKGGRGGNWAYGYHGGRGDGENGLLKHTMEAVRQEAERQDYYGGTVLLHSLSGGTGSGLGSRLCEEIREEFPVGHILTVSVVPHQSGESPLQHYNTLLSLAALHRSADGILLFHNDHVISRAGFQRKSHAGFGAISCGFPQSKLLAMNAHITSCMAGLFLPVKTLTTRSSQSLGIEPWELVRSVCPIPTAKLLYTAQASAREMSHWDSLASETLQNLPQLSPDGKPYSSRAVLAVARGNQDNSFIVSNVLQKLRQAHRCVHWNPFPVDYWTDPLNEANVSLSARMLTVCSNHSSVTRLLGHVAQRATEMLSARAYLHWYKCYGIEIEEFQQALNTLSGVIEEYVSQ, from the exons ATGCACCGGTTTCGACTCCTCCTCTTCAACTGCATTCAACCCGAAGACGACACTGATAAGCACACTTCAGTCGAGCTCCAGAAGACCGCTTATAACCGGTCAAAGCAGGCCAG AAGCATGTCTGCTGTAGTGCTGCAAGTTGGACAGTGTGGAAATCAGCTGGGCCTGGACTGGTGGAGGCTCATCACTAAAAAGTCAAATCAGCACAAGAAAAG ATGTCCATTCAGCTCCAGAAATGGTGAActagcagcagtgtgtgttgaCACAGAGCCAAAAGTCCTCAGGAAAATCGGCGAGTTTGTCCAAAATAA GGAAATCCGTCCATCCAGTGTTATTGAGGGGAAAGGAGGACGTGGAGGAAATTGGGCGTACG GTTACCATGGAGGTCGAGGTGACGGTGAGAATGGCTTACTCAAGCATACAATGGAGGCAGTGCGTCAAGAGGCGGAGAGACAAGATTACTATGGTGGAACTGTTCTCTTGCACAGTCTGAGTGGAGGCACAGGGTCTG GTCTTGGTTCACGGCTATGTGAGGAAATTCGCGAGGAGTTTCCTGTGGGTCATATCCTGACTGTGTCCGTGGTCCCTCATCAAAGCGGAGAGAGCCCGCTCCAGCACTACAACACTTTACTGAGTCTAGCAGCACTACACAG GTCGGCCGATGGCATACTTCTGTTCCATAATGATCATGTAATAAGTCGCGCTGGATTTCAGCGGAAATCACATGCCGGGTTTGGAGCTATCTCCTGTGGCTTTCCACAAAGCAAACTCTTAGCAATGAATGCACACATAACTTCTTGTATGGCTGGACTCTTTCTGCCAGTGAAGACTCTTACTACACGCAG TAGCCAGAGTTTGGGAATAGAGCCATGGGAGCTGGTGAGGTCTGTATGCCCCATTCCTACAGCCAAACTACTCTACACCGCTCAGGCTTCTGCTCG TGAGATGTCACACTGGGACTCTTTAGCCAGTGAAACACTTCAGAATCTACCTCAGCTTTCACCTGATGGAAAACCT TATTCAAGTCGTGCTGTGCTGGCTGTTGCACGTGGCAACCAGGACAACTCGTTTATCGTTTCAAATGTCCTGCAGAAGTTGCGACAAGCACATAGGTGTGTCCACTGGAATCCTTTTCCTGTTGACTACTGGACCG ATCCCCTAAATGAAGCTAATGTCTCCTTGTCCGCTCGCATGCTCACTGTATGTTCCAACCACAGCAGTGTCACAAGGTTATTAGGCCATGTAGCTCAACGTGCCACAGAGATGTTAAGTGCACGAGCCTATCTACACTGGTACAAATGCTATGGAATAGAGATAGAAGAATTTCAGCAGGCATTAAATACGCTTTCTGGTGTCATTGAGGAGTATGTGTCTCAGTGA
- the rbm12bb gene encoding RNA binding motif protein 12Bb, protein MAVVIRLQGLRITAGSEDIRNFFTGLRIPDGGVHIIGGELEEAFIIFASDEDARRAMTRSGGCIKGAPVNLLLSSRSEMQKVLEESTRKSEPNNRRNYKEVVKRPAVEGRPMSLNEDMKVDMRRGDNQNMGNRPLLASPNDSRIQKKDGDGVYLYLSGMPFSATKEDVRVFFDGVQIDDLIFMRNNYGMFNGCGLVKFQTREDAIEGLKRDRKYIGPRYIRVMPASEHQWVKSGGSVKPEGASQRKHTLERTRSRSPIRHRSHSPSSEEFGVLYENLPYSVEKRDIKALLQPVSLTDDQISIFVDNNSDMSKSAIVVFKNLKDYCSGLAHHKETFLHRVVYVSPVSKEKIATLLESTDKLREDHRRSSRSSENSQKSTHDSERRCIYVRNLPFDVRKVEIMDFFHEFQLSEDRLILLYDERGTGLGEALVIFQTEKEAVMAQSLNGRRFLGSVVMLKCITWAQMKEFGIDNSSIPERNLQRNSPKYGGEPNFVNDQMYQDNCDVIPDATMSWKKDYVPGNSGPLDHFESPDAYGQGPYGPDSHQYGPPDQQLNRPTYVRLLNLPSKIRVDEIYDFCYGYKVIPGSVSLQYNRSGTPTGTATVVFESHNEAVTAVQELNGRPIGTRKINIVFV, encoded by the coding sequence ATGGCGGTGGTCATCCGCTTACAGGGACTTAGAATCACAGCTGGTTCTGAGGACATTCGCAATTTCTTCACTGGCCTTAGAATACCCGATGGTGGGGTTCATATAATTGGCGGAGAACTTGAGGAAGCGTTCATAATTTTTGCATCTGATGAAGATGCAAGACGAGCGATGACTCGCTCAGGGGGATGCATTAAAGGCGCCCCAGTCAACTTGCTTTTGAGTAGCAGGTCAGAGATGCAGAAGGTTCTTGAGGAAAGCACAAGGAAATCAGAACCAAATAACAGGAGGAATTACAAGGAGGTTGTCAAAAGACCAGCAGTCGAAGGGAGACCCATGTCACTGAATGAGGACATGAAAGTAGATATGCGAAGAGGAGATAATCAAAACATGGGAAACAGACCTCTTCTAGCTTCTCCTAATGACTCTCGAATTCAGAAGAAAGATGGAGATGGCGTCTATTTGTACTTGTCTGGAATGCCGTTTTCAGCAACGAAGGAGGATGTCCGTGTCTTTTTTGACGGTGTACAAATTGATGACCTAATTTTTATGCGAAACAATTATGGAATGTTTAATGGATGTGGTTTGGTCAAGTTTCAAACAAGAGAGGATGCCATTGAAGGTCTGAAGAGGGATCGAAAATACATTGGACCACGTTACATCAGAGTAATGCCGGCCTCAGAACATCAGTGGGTCAAATCAGGGGGTTCGGTTAAACCAGAAGGTGCAAGTCAGAGAAAACATACCTTAGAGCGCACAAGATCTCGCTCTCCCATTCGTCATCGGTCACATTCTCCTTCCAGTGAAGAGTTTGGTGTGTTGTATGAAAACCTCCCATATTCAGTTGAAAAGCGAGATATAAAAGCCTTACTCCAGCCTGTGTCTTTGACAGATGACCAGATCAGTATTTTTGTGGATAATAATAGCGATATGAGCAAGTCAGCTATTGTGGTGTTCAAGAATCTAAAGGACTATTGTTCTGGCCTGGCTCACCACAAGGAAACATTTCTGCACCGTGTTGTTTATGTGTCTCCTGTCTCCAAAGAAAAGATTGCCACTCTACTAGAATCTACTGATAAACTAAGAGAAGACCATAGGAGATCCAGCAGATCATCTGAAAATTCACAAAAGAGTACTCATGACTCTGAGAGACGGTGCATATATGTTCGCAACCTGCCTTTTGATGTCCGTAAAGTAGAGATCATGGACTTCTTCCATGAATTCCAGCTTTCAGAGGACAGGCTTATCCTTCTCTATGATGAACGAGGAACTGGGCTTGGTGAGGCTTTGGTGATTTTTCAGACAGAAAAGGAGGCAGTGATGGCACAGTCTCTGAATGGGCGAAGATTTCTTGGCTCGGTGGTCATGCTGAAGTGCATCACCTGGGCTCAGATGAAGGAATTTGGTATTGACAACAGCAGCATTCCTGAGagaaaccttcagaggaacTCACCAAAATACGGCGGTGAGCCAAATTTCGTTAATGACCAAATGTATCAGGACAATTGTGATGTAATTCCAGATGCTACTATGTCCTGGAAAAAGGACTATGTCCCTGGAAATAGTGGTCCATTGGACCATTTTGAAAGCCCTGATGCTTATGGACAGGGGCCATATGGTCCTGACTCTCATCAATATGGACCACCTGACCAACAACTTAATCGGCCAACATACGTCAGGTTGCTCAATCTACCCTCTAAGATAAGGGTTGATGAAATCTATGACTTCTGCTATGGGTACAAAGTTATTCCTGGGTCTGTCTCGTTGCAGTATAATAGGAGTGGAACACCTACAGGCACTGCAACTGTTGTGTTTGAAAGCCACAATGAGGCAGTCACTGCTGTCCAAGAATTAAATGGAAGACCCATTGGTACGAGGAAAATtaatattgtgtttgtgtag
- the LOC108267194 gene encoding uncharacterized protein LOC108267194 isoform X2 codes for MHRFRLLLFNCIQPEDDTDKHTSVELQKTAYNRSKQARSMSAVVLQVGQCGNQLGLDWWRLITKKSNQHKKRCPFSSRNGELAAVCVDTEPKVLRKIGEFVQNKEIRPSSVIEGKGGRGGNWAYGYHGGRGDGENGLLKHTMEAVRQEAERQDYYGGTVLLHSLSGGTGSGLGSRLCEEIREEFPVGHILTVSVVPHQSGESPLQHYNTLLSLAALHRSADGILLFHNDHVISRAGFQRKSHAGFGAISCGFPQSKLLAMNAHITSCMAGLFLPVKTLTTRSQSLGIEPWELVRSVCPIPTAKLLYTAQASAREMSHWDSLASETLQNLPQLSPDGKPYSSRAVLAVARGNQDNSFIVSNVLQKLRQAHRCVHWNPFPVDYWTDPLNEANVSLSARMLTVCSNHSSVTRLLGHVAQRATEMLSARAYLHWYKCYGIEIEEFQQALNTLSGVIEEYVSQ; via the exons ATGCACCGGTTTCGACTCCTCCTCTTCAACTGCATTCAACCCGAAGACGACACTGATAAGCACACTTCAGTCGAGCTCCAGAAGACCGCTTATAACCGGTCAAAGCAGGCCAG AAGCATGTCTGCTGTAGTGCTGCAAGTTGGACAGTGTGGAAATCAGCTGGGCCTGGACTGGTGGAGGCTCATCACTAAAAAGTCAAATCAGCACAAGAAAAG ATGTCCATTCAGCTCCAGAAATGGTGAActagcagcagtgtgtgttgaCACAGAGCCAAAAGTCCTCAGGAAAATCGGCGAGTTTGTCCAAAATAA GGAAATCCGTCCATCCAGTGTTATTGAGGGGAAAGGAGGACGTGGAGGAAATTGGGCGTACG GTTACCATGGAGGTCGAGGTGACGGTGAGAATGGCTTACTCAAGCATACAATGGAGGCAGTGCGTCAAGAGGCGGAGAGACAAGATTACTATGGTGGAACTGTTCTCTTGCACAGTCTGAGTGGAGGCACAGGGTCTG GTCTTGGTTCACGGCTATGTGAGGAAATTCGCGAGGAGTTTCCTGTGGGTCATATCCTGACTGTGTCCGTGGTCCCTCATCAAAGCGGAGAGAGCCCGCTCCAGCACTACAACACTTTACTGAGTCTAGCAGCACTACACAG GTCGGCCGATGGCATACTTCTGTTCCATAATGATCATGTAATAAGTCGCGCTGGATTTCAGCGGAAATCACATGCCGGGTTTGGAGCTATCTCCTGTGGCTTTCCACAAAGCAAACTCTTAGCAATGAATGCACACATAACTTCTTGTATGGCTGGACTCTTTCTGCCAGTGAAGACTCTTACTACACGCAG CCAGAGTTTGGGAATAGAGCCATGGGAGCTGGTGAGGTCTGTATGCCCCATTCCTACAGCCAAACTACTCTACACCGCTCAGGCTTCTGCTCG TGAGATGTCACACTGGGACTCTTTAGCCAGTGAAACACTTCAGAATCTACCTCAGCTTTCACCTGATGGAAAACCT TATTCAAGTCGTGCTGTGCTGGCTGTTGCACGTGGCAACCAGGACAACTCGTTTATCGTTTCAAATGTCCTGCAGAAGTTGCGACAAGCACATAGGTGTGTCCACTGGAATCCTTTTCCTGTTGACTACTGGACCG ATCCCCTAAATGAAGCTAATGTCTCCTTGTCCGCTCGCATGCTCACTGTATGTTCCAACCACAGCAGTGTCACAAGGTTATTAGGCCATGTAGCTCAACGTGCCACAGAGATGTTAAGTGCACGAGCCTATCTACACTGGTACAAATGCTATGGAATAGAGATAGAAGAATTTCAGCAGGCATTAAATACGCTTTCTGGTGTCATTGAGGAGTATGTGTCTCAGTGA